The Gammaproteobacteria bacterium genome segment TCTCGCCGTTGTGGCTGATTTGATCGCTGCTGGTGCCGCAGGCGTCGCGTATGTCTCCCAGAAATGCAATCGCCTGTTCACCATTGGGGGTGGTGGTGCCCGAAAAGTTGATCTGGAAGGGATTGCTGAAGATGCCCAGGTTGGTGCTGATCTCACGCGTATCGCCTACGACTGCAAATATATTCTCATTCAAGGTATAAATTTTTGTATCACACAGGCCAGGGCTGTTGCACTCCATGATGGAATAGGCATAAGGCGAAGACGGCATAGATATTAATGGAGACGCAAAAATCACCGGGCGTATTACCGGTGAGCTAGAGTTTGATGTTGTCGTGGGATCATATGGCCAGAATTTTTCACCGGCGGCTTCAATGGCATGCAGGAGCATGCTGCCCTGGTCGGGGTCTGCCGAGTCGGTATTGACCTGGCTGATGTAGCGCACGACGGTGGCATCAGGGATGTCGTTGCCCTCATAGGTCAGGGTGGTGGTCTCTTTTAATACTGGGTAGGTCGAGACGATGTTTGCGAGCGTGATGGGGTCCTGTAATTCTGCAATGCTCTCCCACAGGATGCGCACGCTGCCAATTTGGGTGACGGGGATGTCGCCGTTGGCACTGATGATGGCGGTAAGGTTGTAATCAATGAAATCCCCGTCCCGGTAGATGCGCAGGGTATCCGTCTTGCGGGCGATCTTTTCTACAATCTTGTCCTTTTCCACCAGGCAGCTGCTCAGCAGGAGGCTGGCGCTCGTGGCCAGCAGCACCATCCCGATCTTTTTCACCATTGTCCTATGCCGCATAACACGTCCTCTCAACACCTGATGTTCTGATTTTCAACGCCGGTGGCTTCACCAGCCACTCACTGATAGCGGCGTATGGTTTGCCTGACTTTATCGCCGCCTTGCCGCTGGACGGATTCGACGCCTTCCTGAAGGAGTACTAGTGTGCCGATTTGTTCATCCCGAATCAAAAAAAACCTGCGCCGCGAGGGCCCTGGCTCATCAACGGCAATGGCAAATGTTATGCTACGGGCGTGCCCATTGGCCAATCAATCAACCGCCCATCCATGACCGACCTGCCGGGAGCCGCGTGACTACAACGAAGCCCATTTTTGATCCCGATTGCCGCCGCTGCCCGCGGCTGAGCGATTTCCTCGACCAGATCAAACGGACCTATCCGGACTATCATGCCCGGCCGGTCGCGCCGTTTGGCGTGGACGATCCCGCCCTGCTGATTGTGGGGCTGGCGCCGGGCATGCACGGCGCCAATGCCACCGGTCGGCCGTTTACCGGCGACCATGCCGGCATCCTGCTCTATCAGACGCTCTATGACTTCGGCTTTAGCAGCGCCCCGACCTCAGTCTCGGCAGACGATGGCCTGGTGCTGATCGACTGTCGGATCACCAATGCCGTGAAGTGTCTGCCGCCGCAAAACAAGCCCAGCCCGGAGGAGATCCGTACCTGTAATGTCTATCTGCAGGCCGAGCTGGCAGGGCTGTCGCCGGGCGCCTGTGTGCTGGCGCTGGGGACCATCGCGCACCATGCGGTGTTGCGGGCGCTGGGCCTGAAGTTGAAGGACTATCCTTTTGAACACAATAGCTTACGACAACTACCTGATGGAAAATCGCGGTCCATCTACCTGCTGGATTCCTACCATTGTAGCCGTTACAACACCCAGACCCGGCGGCTAACGGCGGAGATGTTTCAGGCGGTATTCGCCCAGGCCCGCAAGCGGGTAAAGGCCAGCAGAAGGCGCTGATGGCGGATAAAGAACCCATCAACAGAGCGGACGACCAGCCCGCAGCAACGCCGACCACCGGTGCCGGGTTTGATGCCCGGGCCTATCTGAAAACCCTCACCAGCCGCCCCGGTGTGTATCGCATGCTCGATGCCGAGGGCCAGGTGCTGTACGTGGGCAAGGCGAAAAATCTCAAAAAGCGCGTCTCCAGCTATTTTCGCAGCGCCTCGCAGGGGGCCAAGACCCGCGCCCTGGTGGCGCAGATCCGGGGGGTGGAGGTCACCGTCACCCACACCGAGGGCGAGGCCCTGCTGCTGGAAAACAACCTCATCAAGGAGCTGAAGCCGCGCTACAACATCCTGCTACGCGACGACAAGAGCTACCCCTATATCTTCCTCTCCGACCACCCGCACTATCCACGGCTGGCCTATCACCGCGGGGCGAAGCGCGCCAAGGGGCGCTATTTCGGGCCCTATCCCAGTGCCGGGGCCGTGCGCGAGAGCCTCAACCTGCTGCAAAAGCTGTTTCGGGTGCGCCAGTGCGAGGACAACTTTTTCAACAATCGCACCCGGCCCTGTCTGCAATACCAGATCAAGCGCTGCACCGGGCCCTGCGTGGGGCTGATCGACGAGGCCCGCTACCGGGAGGACATCCGCCACACCACAATGTTTCTGGAGGGCAAAAGCTCGCAGGTGATCGACGAGCTGGTCGGGCAGATGGAGCAGGCATCCGCGGCGCAGGCCTTTGAGGAGGCGGCGCAGTACCGCGACCTGATCGCCAATCTGCGGCGCGTGCAGGAGTCGCAATACGTTAGCGGCGAGGGTGGGGATCTGGACGTGATCGCCGCGGTCACCGGCGGCGGACTGGCCTGCGTGCAGGTCTTCTTTGTGCGCGATGGCCGCCACCTCGGCAACAAGACCTTTTTCCCGCGGCACGCCGACGGGGCGGAGGCGGGGGAGGTGCTGGCGGCCTTTATCGCCCAGTATTACCTGAGGGGCGACAGCGGACGCAGGGTGCCCTCGGAGATCCTGGTCAATCAGGCGCTGGAAGATAGCGAGCTGCTGCAGAGCGTGTTGAGCGCGGAGAGCGGCCGGCGCGTGCAGATTTCCCACAAGCTGCGCGGAGAGCGTGCGCGCTGGGTGGAGATGGCGGTGACCAATGCGGACAATGCGCTCACCACCCAGATCGCCACCAAGAGCACAGTATTGCGCCGCTTCGAGGCCCTGCAGGATGTGCTGCAGCTGGACAGCCCGCCCCAGCGCCTGGAGTGCTTCGATATCAGCCACACCATGGGCGAGGCCACCGTGGCCTCCTGCGTGGTGCTGGATACCAGCGGGCCGGTGAAAGCGGATTATCGGCGCTTCAACATCGAGGGCATCACCCCCGGTGACGATTATGCCGCCATGCATCAGGCCCTGCTGCGGCGCTATACCCGGCTGAAAAAGGGCGAGGGCAAGATGCCCGACGTGCTGCTCATCGATGGCGGCAAGGGGCAGGTGAGCGAGGCCGAGGCGGTGCTGGAAGAGCTGCAGATCAGCGGCATCACCCTGGTGGGCGTGGCCAAGGGCCCCGCCCGGCGGCCGGGACAGGAGCAGCTGATCCTGTCACGGTATCGCGGGGCGAATGGTGCAGCGGATAAAAAATTGTCCGCCAAAGGCACCACCCGTATACTGCCGGCAGACTCGCCAGCCCTGCACCTCATCCAGCAGATTCGCGACGAGGCACACCGATTTGCGATTACCGGACACCGTCAGCGGCGCGCCAGAGCCCGTAACACCTCGGTGCTGGAAGGGATCGTTGGCCTCGGCCCCAAACGTCGCCAGACCCTGTTAAAACAGTTCGGCGGCTTGCAGGAGGTGTCGCGCGCCGGGGTGGAAGATCTGGCCCGCGTGCCCGGCATCAGCAAGCAGCTGGCGCAGCGTGTGTATGATGTGTTTCATGTTGATGAATAGGCGCCGTTGCACGCGCCGCCGAAGTTGAGACCACGAAGCCAATGAACCTGAACCTGCCCAATGCCCTCACCCTGCTGCGTATCGCCCTGATCCCGGTGTTTGTGGTGCTGTTCTATCTGCCGGTGGGGTGGGCCAACCTGGCGGTCACTATCGTCTTCGCCTTTGCCGCCGGGACCGACTGGCTGGACGGCTATCTGGCACGGCGCATGAACCTCACCTCGGCCTTCGGGGCCTTTCTCGACCCGGTTGCCGACAAGCTGATGGTGGCCGTGGCCCTGGTGCTGCTGGTGGACGTCAACCCGACCGCCTATGCCGG includes the following:
- a CDS encoding uracil-DNA glycosylase; this encodes MTTTKPIFDPDCRRCPRLSDFLDQIKRTYPDYHARPVAPFGVDDPALLIVGLAPGMHGANATGRPFTGDHAGILLYQTLYDFGFSSAPTSVSADDGLVLIDCRITNAVKCLPPQNKPSPEEIRTCNVYLQAELAGLSPGACVLALGTIAHHAVLRALGLKLKDYPFEHNSLRQLPDGKSRSIYLLDSYHCSRYNTQTRRLTAEMFQAVFAQARKRVKASRRR
- the uvrC gene encoding excinuclease ABC subunit UvrC, which translates into the protein MADKEPINRADDQPAATPTTGAGFDARAYLKTLTSRPGVYRMLDAEGQVLYVGKAKNLKKRVSSYFRSASQGAKTRALVAQIRGVEVTVTHTEGEALLLENNLIKELKPRYNILLRDDKSYPYIFLSDHPHYPRLAYHRGAKRAKGRYFGPYPSAGAVRESLNLLQKLFRVRQCEDNFFNNRTRPCLQYQIKRCTGPCVGLIDEARYREDIRHTTMFLEGKSSQVIDELVGQMEQASAAQAFEEAAQYRDLIANLRRVQESQYVSGEGGDLDVIAAVTGGGLACVQVFFVRDGRHLGNKTFFPRHADGAEAGEVLAAFIAQYYLRGDSGRRVPSEILVNQALEDSELLQSVLSAESGRRVQISHKLRGERARWVEMAVTNADNALTTQIATKSTVLRRFEALQDVLQLDSPPQRLECFDISHTMGEATVASCVVLDTSGPVKADYRRFNIEGITPGDDYAAMHQALLRRYTRLKKGEGKMPDVLLIDGGKGQVSEAEAVLEELQISGITLVGVAKGPARRPGQEQLILSRYRGANGAADKKLSAKGTTRILPADSPALHLIQQIRDEAHRFAITGHRQRRARARNTSVLEGIVGLGPKRRQTLLKQFGGLQEVSRAGVEDLARVPGISKQLAQRVYDVFHVDE